From a region of the Marinomonas mediterranea MMB-1 genome:
- a CDS encoding GGDEF domain-containing protein yields MLTRIPTYLEQLLSIGSEHETGIELSQRQAVNLACLLCGLVCFVLFVAFAWVGVSTIAFFNFVGLTISLLGLWVTAKGLLHITQLVLPFLAMFFIAFSCLFFYGADSHFHWMLATVGAYTFTAFRSAQWMMQISLFTLAVFLFFLCETLGAQFGPYLLEGQQPLFSILSFVVAIGVVAIVTNHVVGRLRTLNKSLQDLAEKDELTGLSNRRKVLADAVNVFADSIINYEPCAMAIADLDHFKRINDTYGHDAGDTVLKAVASEMLRQLPSEVKVGRYGGEEFIFVMPSTNLNDATSEMEHLREVIESLEISTPNGIVIPVTISIGVASLDSDTSRYEEIITQADKALYQAKDNGRNRVVGPSAYFHA; encoded by the coding sequence GTGCTAACAAGAATTCCAACTTATTTAGAACAACTGCTAAGCATTGGAAGCGAGCATGAAACGGGTATCGAGTTAAGTCAACGACAGGCGGTTAATTTAGCGTGTTTGTTGTGTGGATTAGTCTGCTTTGTTTTATTCGTAGCGTTCGCGTGGGTAGGTGTGTCAACTATCGCCTTTTTTAATTTTGTTGGCCTGACTATCTCGTTGCTTGGTCTATGGGTAACCGCTAAGGGTTTGCTTCATATTACCCAATTGGTGCTACCGTTTTTGGCAATGTTTTTCATTGCGTTTTCCTGTTTGTTTTTCTATGGCGCAGATAGCCACTTTCATTGGATGTTGGCGACAGTCGGTGCTTACACGTTTACTGCGTTTCGAAGTGCTCAATGGATGATGCAAATCAGCCTCTTTACACTAGCGGTATTTTTATTCTTTCTGTGTGAAACGCTCGGAGCGCAATTTGGTCCTTATTTGTTGGAAGGCCAGCAACCTTTGTTCTCAATTCTTTCGTTTGTTGTTGCAATTGGTGTGGTTGCTATTGTGACCAATCATGTTGTGGGGCGCTTGAGAACATTAAATAAATCACTTCAAGATTTAGCTGAAAAGGATGAGCTAACTGGTCTGTCTAATCGTCGTAAAGTGTTGGCGGATGCAGTAAATGTTTTTGCAGACTCGATTATAAATTACGAGCCATGCGCTATGGCAATCGCGGATTTAGATCACTTTAAACGAATAAATGATACCTATGGTCACGATGCTGGCGATACGGTGCTAAAGGCCGTCGCAAGTGAAATGCTTCGTCAGCTGCCAAGTGAGGTTAAGGTGGGGCGATATGGTGGTGAGGAATTTATTTTTGTCATGCCTTCGACCAATCTAAATGACGCAACGAGTGAAATGGAGCACCTAAGAGAGGTTATTGAGTCTTTGGAGATATCTACGCCAAATGGCATTGTGATTCCGGTTACCATCAGTATTGGCGTCGCATCGCTTGATTCTGATACCTCTCGGTACGAAGAAATCATCACACAAGCGGACAAGGCGCTGTATCAAGCCAAAGATAATGGTCGGAACCGCGTGGTTGGGCCGTCCGCTTACTTTCACGCCTAA
- a CDS encoding L,D-transpeptidase family protein: MTSRVQQLAVIAITSALLSACSSSPQPKTSTAKNFVVVPPTEDQIEASVKDQLAIMLEAFTPIAGQALPNNTVFEAYKDREFNPIWIENNQLNMSIYKLIDILEKANTHGLNPIHYHADTLKEYLNINTPSQQQLAEIDVIATIALSSYAHDLSNGRYEPLLIDPNWQLDAPSEDWKNILWLSSATDMVNSLPLLAPRHPHYQILQKWLVYYQELADKEPDIKVNVGVPLTLGDEGPRVAQLRARLIQLGDIRFSTRKVNEDQFDERLKDALINFQRRHHLTADGAAGSKTIQTLNIPLKERVKQINYNLERWRWLPSRLEADRIWVDLTDYKVHTHLNGETQSMRVVIGKPARKTPVFYGKMTYMVTNPTWRVPHRIARENLLPKIKENPDYLAKHGYKVFANWSASAKQLDPTTINWKAIDQSKLSYRFEQNADDGNALGLYKFMFPNKNDIYLHDTPAKHLFKEVDRAYSSGCVRLEHPDEFAELLLEGSDSEDKMNEAMNSGETKVITLPQYLPVYLVYFTVVPNDNGMPEFRNDVYKRDKLMEEAMGYAPFSPSDSI; encoded by the coding sequence ATGACGTCCAGAGTTCAGCAGCTTGCAGTAATAGCAATTACCAGCGCCTTATTAAGCGCCTGCTCGTCTTCACCTCAACCCAAAACCAGCACCGCAAAAAACTTTGTCGTTGTTCCGCCAACTGAGGATCAAATTGAGGCGAGCGTCAAAGATCAATTGGCAATAATGCTAGAGGCATTCACCCCTATCGCTGGTCAAGCACTGCCGAACAACACCGTTTTCGAGGCTTACAAAGACCGAGAGTTCAATCCAATATGGATCGAAAACAACCAACTCAACATGTCGATCTATAAACTTATTGATATATTGGAAAAAGCGAACACGCATGGCCTAAACCCAATCCATTATCATGCAGACACGCTAAAAGAATATCTAAATATTAACACGCCATCACAACAACAACTTGCCGAGATAGATGTTATCGCAACCATCGCCTTGTCGAGCTACGCGCACGATCTATCTAATGGACGATATGAGCCTCTACTTATTGACCCGAACTGGCAGCTAGATGCTCCAAGCGAAGACTGGAAAAACATTCTTTGGTTAAGCTCAGCAACCGATATGGTGAATTCGCTACCATTATTGGCACCTCGCCACCCTCACTATCAAATTCTACAAAAATGGCTGGTTTACTATCAGGAGCTTGCAGATAAAGAGCCCGACATAAAGGTAAATGTAGGTGTTCCTTTAACATTAGGCGATGAAGGCCCTCGCGTTGCCCAACTTCGAGCAAGGCTCATTCAGTTGGGCGACATTCGATTTTCAACCAGAAAAGTAAATGAAGATCAGTTCGATGAACGATTAAAAGACGCCTTAATCAATTTCCAACGTCGCCACCATTTAACAGCCGACGGCGCCGCAGGATCAAAAACAATACAAACACTGAACATCCCACTTAAAGAGCGAGTCAAACAGATCAATTACAACCTCGAACGATGGAGATGGCTTCCAAGTCGATTGGAAGCAGATCGAATTTGGGTTGATTTAACGGACTATAAAGTACACACACACCTAAATGGTGAAACACAGTCAATGCGCGTCGTCATTGGTAAACCGGCCCGTAAGACCCCTGTATTTTATGGCAAAATGACTTACATGGTCACCAACCCCACTTGGCGCGTACCCCATAGAATTGCTCGCGAAAACCTACTCCCCAAAATAAAAGAGAACCCTGATTACCTTGCAAAACATGGTTATAAGGTTTTTGCGAACTGGAGCGCTAGCGCCAAACAACTAGACCCAACAACCATAAACTGGAAAGCCATTGACCAATCAAAACTAAGCTACCGCTTCGAACAAAATGCAGACGATGGCAACGCTCTAGGACTGTACAAGTTTATGTTCCCAAACAAGAACGACATCTACTTGCACGACACACCTGCCAAGCATCTCTTTAAAGAAGTCGATAGAGCCTACAGCTCGGGCTGCGTAAGACTAGAACATCCAGATGAGTTCGCAGAACTCCTTCTAGAAGGTTCTGATAGTGAAGATAAGATGAATGAAGCAATGAACAGTGGTGAAACAAAAGTGATCACCTTGCCACAATACCTACCCGTTTACTTGGTATATTTCACCGTCGTTCCAAATGACAACGGGATGCCTGAATTCAGAAATGATGTTTATAAAAGGGATAAATTAATGGAAGAAGCAATGGGGTACGCACCTTTTAGCCCATCAGACTCTATTTGA
- a CDS encoding pseudouridine synthase, which translates to MISVLYQSADFWVVVKPANESFHSESGIGFFQRLCCAFPNESFFPVHRLDKLTSGLLLVACNKVMAAKLTKLFMETKVEKRYLAISNKKPRKKQGTVKGKMAPSRKGQWKLSGEGKMAITQFHSCFVEGKRLFYLRPLTGRTHQIRVALKSVGSPILGDERYGGGRSDRGYLHAYKLAFELDQLAYDFSVLPSRGEYFSDAVVNAITDTLNESELSWPKEAGHKPRVL; encoded by the coding sequence ATGATATCTGTTTTGTACCAGTCTGCCGACTTTTGGGTCGTTGTAAAGCCAGCTAATGAAAGTTTTCATAGTGAATCTGGCATCGGTTTTTTCCAGCGCTTATGTTGCGCTTTCCCTAATGAATCTTTTTTCCCTGTGCATAGGTTGGATAAGTTAACTTCGGGTCTTTTGCTTGTCGCCTGTAATAAAGTGATGGCAGCAAAATTGACGAAGTTGTTCATGGAAACAAAAGTCGAAAAGCGGTATCTGGCTATATCGAATAAAAAACCGAGAAAAAAGCAGGGTACTGTTAAAGGGAAAATGGCTCCGAGTAGAAAAGGTCAATGGAAGCTTTCAGGCGAAGGGAAGATGGCGATTACTCAATTTCATTCTTGTTTTGTTGAAGGGAAACGGCTTTTCTATTTGCGGCCTCTTACAGGTAGAACGCATCAAATTAGAGTCGCTTTAAAAAGTGTTGGCTCGCCTATATTAGGTGATGAGCGATATGGCGGTGGTCGGTCTGATCGTGGTTATTTACATGCATACAAATTAGCGTTTGAACTTGATCAGCTTGCGTATGACTTTTCTGTGTTACCCTCACGTGGCGAGTATTTTAGTGATGCTGTAGTAAACGCAATAACGGATACTTTAAATGAAAGCGAATTGAGTTGGCCAAAAGAAGCAGGCCATAAGCCTAGGGTCCTCTAG
- a CDS encoding BMP family ABC transporter substrate-binding protein, which translates to MKLKSLLVGVGLLAGLGTAHAEDPFKVGFVYVGPVGDLGWSYEHDRGRQEMEKYFDGKVETTYVENVPEGADAERVITQLAKSGNDLIFTTSFGYMNPTLKVAKRFPKTTFEHATGYKRAKNMGTYVLRTYEGRYVSGVAAGLLTKTNTIGYIGSFPIPEVIRDIDATYMAAKSVNPDVKIKIVWVNSWYDPGKETDAANALMDQGVDVMLQHTDSPAPLIAAEKRGIRAIGQASDQSSFAPNAHVFSVRDDWAPYYIKTTKAVMDGTYKPTDFWGGFQDDMLSLASINDNLPKEVRAKIDETFEKIDSGEFHPFTGPITDNKGNLVVPAGHTLTDVELAQVNWYVEGIADEVPR; encoded by the coding sequence ATGAAACTTAAAAGCTTACTTGTGGGTGTAGGGTTACTAGCTGGACTAGGAACCGCACATGCAGAAGATCCCTTTAAAGTCGGATTCGTATACGTCGGCCCTGTTGGCGACTTAGGTTGGAGCTATGAGCACGATCGTGGTCGTCAAGAGATGGAAAAATACTTCGATGGCAAGGTTGAAACCACCTATGTTGAAAATGTTCCAGAAGGGGCTGATGCAGAGCGCGTTATTACGCAATTGGCGAAGTCTGGGAACGACCTAATATTCACAACGTCATTTGGTTACATGAACCCGACCTTAAAAGTGGCAAAGCGTTTTCCTAAAACAACCTTTGAACACGCGACAGGTTACAAGCGCGCTAAAAACATGGGAACCTATGTTTTACGCACGTACGAAGGGCGCTATGTATCCGGTGTCGCTGCAGGATTGCTAACTAAAACCAATACGATCGGCTATATCGGCTCTTTCCCTATTCCCGAAGTTATCCGTGACATCGATGCGACTTATATGGCCGCTAAGAGCGTCAATCCTGATGTAAAAATCAAGATCGTGTGGGTAAACTCTTGGTATGATCCAGGTAAGGAAACCGATGCGGCAAATGCACTAATGGACCAAGGCGTCGACGTTATGTTGCAACATACTGATAGTCCCGCCCCATTAATTGCGGCAGAAAAACGCGGCATCCGCGCCATTGGACAAGCATCTGACCAAAGCTCATTTGCACCAAATGCACATGTCTTCTCCGTACGCGATGATTGGGCTCCTTACTACATCAAAACAACGAAAGCGGTGATGGACGGAACGTATAAGCCAACTGACTTTTGGGGTGGATTCCAAGACGATATGCTGTCTCTAGCATCGATCAATGACAACCTACCAAAAGAGGTTCGCGCCAAGATCGACGAAACATTCGAGAAAATTGATTCTGGCGAATTCCATCCGTTCACAGGCCCAATTACAGATAACAAAGGCAACCTTGTCGTCCCAGCTGGTCACACACTAACGGACGTCGAGCTAGCTCAAGTTAATTGGTATGTTGAAGGTATTGCTGACGAAGTACCACGTTAA
- a CDS encoding YkgJ family cysteine cluster protein, with product MNCRPLCGACCTAPSISSPIPGMPEGKPAGMPCIHLLNDRRCAIFSDPSRPKVCSDFLPAEYVCGNTREEAITILTDLENETTPFPKYSLESNE from the coding sequence ATGAACTGCAGACCGCTATGTGGAGCATGCTGTACAGCCCCCTCCATCTCAAGCCCAATACCAGGAATGCCAGAAGGAAAGCCTGCGGGCATGCCTTGTATTCATCTCTTGAACGATCGTCGCTGCGCGATTTTTAGCGACCCTTCGAGACCAAAAGTATGCAGTGACTTCTTACCTGCAGAATATGTATGCGGTAACACAAGGGAAGAAGCTATAACCATCCTAACCGATTTGGAAAATGAAACCACCCCATTCCCAAAATACAGTCTAGAATCAAATGAATAA
- the rlmM gene encoding 23S rRNA (cytidine(2498)-2'-O)-methyltransferase RlmM, protein MKNILAYCRIGFEKDCAAELQEVAENAGVYGYCQARESDGYVVFNGANQGDAEKVIKSLSFNEVVFARQLIAVTDLIEFASGSRVESFLESAKSLPLAEELWLEVADTNDGKALSALTKKIDKPLRQAWKRAGLLRKKAVGVRHHAFFMEGDKAYLGVSFSECRSDFPMGIRRLRFPSAGPSRSTLKLEEAMLQFVPEKTLDRDLNEGMVAVDLGAAPGGWSYQFVKRGIFTISVDNGPMQKELMATGLVDHQKVDGFKFQPEKPVDWMVCDMVERPIMVAKLMSKWLVEGWTKRAIFNLKLPMKKRHQEVSLCLEEISRTLDDAGLVFEMQAKHLYHDREEVTVCVMVRA, encoded by the coding sequence ATGAAAAATATACTTGCCTATTGTCGAATAGGATTTGAAAAAGACTGTGCGGCAGAGTTACAAGAGGTTGCTGAAAATGCTGGCGTCTATGGCTATTGTCAGGCTCGCGAGAGTGACGGTTACGTTGTTTTTAATGGAGCAAATCAAGGTGATGCTGAAAAAGTCATCAAATCCCTGTCTTTTAATGAAGTTGTGTTTGCTCGACAGCTTATTGCCGTGACCGACCTTATTGAATTTGCATCCGGTTCTAGGGTGGAGTCGTTTTTAGAGTCTGCAAAATCTTTACCTTTAGCGGAAGAATTGTGGTTAGAAGTTGCAGATACAAATGATGGAAAGGCGCTTTCTGCATTAACAAAAAAAATTGATAAGCCACTAAGGCAAGCTTGGAAAAGAGCGGGGCTGCTGAGAAAAAAAGCAGTAGGGGTTAGGCATCACGCGTTTTTTATGGAGGGCGACAAAGCCTACCTTGGTGTGTCGTTCTCAGAATGTCGCTCTGACTTCCCCATGGGGATTCGCAGGTTACGTTTTCCTTCAGCAGGGCCGAGTCGCTCTACGTTAAAGTTGGAGGAGGCGATGTTGCAGTTTGTTCCTGAAAAAACACTGGACAGAGACTTGAATGAAGGAATGGTGGCGGTTGATTTAGGGGCTGCTCCAGGTGGTTGGAGCTACCAATTTGTTAAACGCGGTATATTTACCATTTCTGTCGACAACGGCCCAATGCAGAAAGAGTTGATGGCAACTGGACTTGTTGATCACCAGAAAGTGGATGGGTTTAAGTTTCAGCCTGAAAAGCCGGTTGATTGGATGGTATGTGATATGGTCGAGAGGCCTATCATGGTGGCGAAGCTAATGTCGAAATGGTTGGTTGAGGGCTGGACAAAACGTGCTATCTTCAACCTTAAGCTGCCGATGAAAAAGAGGCATCAAGAGGTATCGCTTTGTTTGGAAGAGATTTCTAGAACACTTGATGACGCGGGATTGGTGTTTGAGATGCAAGCAAAGCACTTGTACCACGATAGAGAGGAAGTTACTGTCTGTGTCATGGTGCGTGCATAG
- the xdhC gene encoding xanthine dehydrogenase accessory protein XdhC: MNTDWIQEAARLEASGIDFIMVSVLNIKGSTPREVGAKMLVSQHGLFGTIGGGHLEYKAIEHARAQLSSNIEGITTEDFPLGATLGQCCGGFVTVLYESAIHSVRHIAIYGAGHVGKAVVHCLGNIPARISWVDSRENEYPTEVPTNTTKRLYDLPVDSVADMPKDTYFLILTHNHQLDLELVETILKRNDAKFLGVIGSKTKSARFKHRLKAKGFSNQQINTMQCPVGDPDIISKQPGEIAISIAASILKVPFRSEKSTTKQSKDTTKQDLSNIQTEANS, from the coding sequence ATGAATACAGACTGGATTCAAGAGGCAGCAAGACTTGAAGCATCAGGTATCGACTTCATCATGGTATCGGTACTCAATATTAAAGGATCTACGCCACGCGAAGTTGGTGCGAAAATGCTCGTGAGTCAGCATGGTTTATTTGGCACGATTGGAGGTGGGCACCTTGAATACAAAGCCATTGAGCATGCGCGAGCGCAACTTTCAAGCAATATAGAGGGAATCACAACCGAAGATTTTCCACTTGGCGCGACATTGGGACAATGTTGTGGCGGTTTTGTGACCGTTCTCTATGAGAGTGCTATACATAGCGTTCGCCATATCGCCATTTATGGTGCTGGCCATGTTGGAAAAGCCGTTGTTCACTGCCTAGGCAACATACCAGCACGCATCAGCTGGGTAGACAGTAGGGAAAACGAGTACCCTACAGAGGTTCCAACCAACACCACGAAAAGACTGTATGACCTTCCCGTCGATTCCGTAGCAGACATGCCGAAAGACACTTATTTCTTAATTCTAACGCACAATCATCAACTGGATTTAGAACTGGTCGAAACCATTCTAAAAAGGAACGACGCCAAATTTTTGGGCGTAATTGGATCCAAAACCAAAAGTGCTCGTTTTAAACACCGACTTAAAGCTAAAGGCTTTAGCAATCAACAAATTAATACAATGCAATGCCCCGTCGGCGACCCAGATATTATCTCTAAACAGCCCGGGGAAATAGCGATATCCATAGCCGCTAGCATTTTGAAGGTGCCCTTTAGATCAGAGAAAAGCACCACTAAACAATCAAAAGATACAACTAAACAAGACTTATCTAACATTCAAACGGAGGCCAACTCATGA
- a CDS encoding ABC transporter permease, giving the protein MDIDLITQILFATIKTGTPLLFIALGEVICEKSGVLNLGQEGMMLMGAVVGFMCALATGNLGFAIFASMAMGAAMSLIFGFLVLHLGANQVATGLALTIFGTGLSAFIGSGVVGQTLQGFQPIIIPVLSDIPVIGKILFTHDLLVYLSFIIAAVLAFVANKTRLGLTLRAVGENPHAANAIGIKVLRVRYLAIMFGGAMAGLAGAYMSLSYTPMWVENMTSGRGWIALALVVFASWRIGNIMLGAYLFGLASIMHLVLQGMGWTISPNLLAMLPYIATVVVMVIISADQFKEKLLAPRSLGKPFDPRQMA; this is encoded by the coding sequence ATGGACATCGACTTAATTACCCAAATACTCTTTGCAACAATCAAAACAGGCACGCCACTGTTGTTTATCGCGTTAGGCGAAGTTATCTGTGAAAAATCAGGCGTTTTAAACCTAGGTCAGGAAGGCATGATGCTCATGGGCGCAGTTGTTGGTTTCATGTGCGCCTTAGCAACCGGAAACCTTGGCTTCGCCATCTTTGCGTCGATGGCAATGGGAGCAGCGATGAGCCTGATTTTCGGCTTCTTAGTGTTGCATTTAGGCGCCAATCAAGTCGCGACTGGATTGGCGTTGACGATTTTTGGCACCGGCTTAAGTGCATTTATAGGATCAGGTGTTGTAGGCCAAACACTTCAAGGCTTTCAGCCTATTATTATTCCTGTTTTGTCAGATATCCCCGTGATAGGAAAGATCCTATTTACGCACGATCTTTTGGTCTACCTCTCGTTTATTATTGCTGCTGTTCTTGCTTTTGTAGCAAATAAAACACGCTTAGGACTGACTCTACGCGCAGTTGGAGAAAATCCTCATGCCGCAAATGCGATCGGCATCAAAGTACTGAGAGTACGTTACCTCGCTATCATGTTCGGTGGTGCGATGGCAGGTCTCGCAGGTGCTTACATGTCGTTATCCTATACACCAATGTGGGTAGAAAATATGACATCTGGCCGCGGTTGGATTGCCCTCGCCTTGGTCGTGTTTGCTTCATGGAGAATCGGAAACATTATGCTTGGCGCTTACCTCTTTGGTTTGGCAAGCATTATGCACCTTGTTCTACAAGGAATGGGTTGGACAATATCCCCCAACCTACTCGCCATGCTGCCGTACATCGCAACCGTCGTAGTCATGGTCATAATCAGCGCCGATCAGTTTAAAGAAAAGCTGTTGGCACCTAGATCGTTGGGCAAACCGTTTGACCCAAGACAAATGGCATAA
- a CDS encoding ABC transporter ATP-binding protein yields the protein MNKTLTPRLELLNITKQYPGCLANDDISMRLSPGEIHALLGENGAGKSTLVKSIYGVVSPNSGQFLWNGKEVEIKSPSNARELGIGMVFQHFSLFETLTVSQNIELCLSKAQLEAIGSLAEKITELSTAYGLNVDPERLVHTLSIGERQRVEIMRCLVQDVKLLILDEPTSVLTPQEVSGLFNVLRTLSSQGCCILFISHKLHEVTEICHSATILRGGKVIDTCDPRVETPATIAKMMVGDLAEQDAGYSKKTGTENLLSVSSLSQDSSQPFGTSLKQISFELKKGEILGIAGVAGNGQDELMAAVSGEDNRKLKNTLWLDGDDISTLGAAARRERGMAYVPEERLGRGAVPDMSLSENTLLTHKEGFVKNGWVSWNAVKHYAKSIIEQYKVKCHGEFSEAKSLSGGNLQKFIMGREIGQKPKVLICAHPTWGVDVGAALAIHQALLALRDQGAAILLISEDIDELFLLADRMAALCDGHLSPVVKTEETTIDQIGQWMAGTFITPETSNNHQETAA from the coding sequence TTGAATAAGACATTAACACCACGTTTAGAACTACTAAACATCACCAAGCAATATCCGGGATGTCTCGCAAATGACGATATCTCAATGCGACTATCTCCAGGAGAGATTCACGCATTGTTGGGTGAAAATGGCGCAGGCAAAAGTACACTGGTTAAAAGCATCTATGGTGTTGTTTCACCTAACTCCGGGCAATTCCTCTGGAACGGGAAAGAGGTTGAAATAAAATCCCCTTCCAACGCACGAGAGTTGGGCATTGGCATGGTGTTCCAACATTTCTCTTTATTTGAAACCCTAACCGTCAGTCAAAACATAGAACTTTGTTTAAGTAAGGCACAACTGGAAGCGATCGGCAGTCTAGCGGAAAAAATAACGGAATTATCGACGGCATATGGACTCAATGTCGACCCAGAGCGCTTAGTACACACACTCTCCATTGGCGAAAGGCAACGTGTCGAAATAATGCGCTGCCTGGTTCAAGATGTTAAGTTGCTTATCTTGGACGAACCAACGTCTGTTCTAACGCCTCAAGAAGTATCAGGGCTTTTTAATGTGCTAAGAACCTTATCATCACAAGGCTGCTGCATTTTATTCATAAGCCACAAACTCCACGAAGTGACTGAAATTTGCCACAGCGCGACCATATTGCGCGGCGGCAAAGTCATCGATACGTGTGACCCCCGTGTAGAGACACCTGCCACCATCGCAAAAATGATGGTAGGAGACCTTGCAGAACAAGACGCTGGTTATTCGAAAAAGACGGGGACCGAGAACCTATTGAGCGTTAGCTCATTGTCACAAGACAGCAGCCAACCTTTTGGAACAAGCCTTAAACAGATCTCTTTTGAACTGAAAAAAGGTGAAATTTTAGGAATAGCGGGCGTCGCAGGCAACGGGCAGGATGAACTCATGGCCGCTGTGAGCGGAGAAGACAACCGTAAGCTTAAAAATACATTATGGCTAGATGGGGACGACATCAGTACGTTAGGCGCTGCCGCTAGACGAGAGCGCGGCATGGCGTACGTACCGGAAGAACGTCTCGGAAGAGGCGCTGTTCCTGACATGAGTTTAAGTGAAAATACCTTACTTACTCACAAAGAAGGCTTTGTCAAAAACGGTTGGGTAAGTTGGAATGCTGTGAAACACTACGCAAAGTCCATCATTGAGCAATATAAAGTGAAATGTCACGGTGAATTTTCGGAAGCAAAAAGCCTCAGCGGCGGTAACCTTCAGAAATTTATCATGGGGCGTGAAATAGGACAAAAACCAAAAGTACTTATTTGCGCTCACCCAACATGGGGAGTGGATGTCGGTGCTGCACTGGCCATTCATCAGGCCCTCCTAGCATTGCGCGACCAAGGAGCTGCAATTTTGCTAATTTCAGAAGATATTGATGAGTTATTTCTTCTCGCTGATCGCATGGCTGCTCTGTGTGACGGCCACTTATCGCCTGTCGTTAAAACCGAAGAAACAACCATTGATCAAATTGGACAATGGATGGCAGGCACTTTTATTACGCCAGAAACGTCAAACAACCATCAGGAGACGGCAGCGTGA
- a CDS encoding ABC transporter permease — protein sequence MIQVQARTDSSTLMQFASPILAILLTLIFGSILFVALDKDPLQALHVLLIMPLSDAYNVGEMLVKMGPLLLCAVGLSLCYRANLWNIGAEGQLLAGALGGSAVGLMFVDSDSSLALPITLVAGILSGMFWAALPTYLKIKFNSNLILTTIMFNYIGLYLLVWAVHGPLRDPDGFGFPESAMFSDATLLPTLVESGRAHWGVIAAILSGIVAWLIMSRTHLGFQIRVFGSDAPAAKYAGFSSNKITWFVMLFAGALAGLAGVSEVIGPIGQLVPVVSPGYGYAAIIVAYLGRLHPIGAIAASIFLAVLYMGGDLAQIEMSIPTAVVGMFQGILLFFLLACDFFIRYRIVLSKDANA from the coding sequence GTGATTCAAGTTCAAGCCAGAACCGATAGCAGCACCTTGATGCAATTTGCTTCACCAATATTGGCCATACTCTTAACTCTTATATTTGGTTCAATTCTGTTTGTTGCGCTAGATAAAGACCCACTACAAGCGTTACACGTATTGCTAATCATGCCGCTAAGCGACGCTTACAATGTTGGCGAGATGCTCGTTAAAATGGGCCCTTTGCTATTGTGCGCCGTTGGGTTGTCACTTTGCTATCGCGCTAACCTTTGGAACATTGGGGCTGAAGGACAACTTTTAGCAGGCGCATTAGGCGGAAGCGCAGTTGGTTTGATGTTTGTTGATTCAGACTCTTCGCTAGCACTCCCAATAACATTAGTTGCTGGCATTTTATCTGGTATGTTTTGGGCAGCGCTACCAACCTACCTAAAAATAAAGTTCAACTCCAACCTCATCCTCACAACCATAATGTTTAACTATATTGGTCTATATCTTCTCGTATGGGCGGTCCACGGCCCTTTAAGAGACCCTGATGGATTTGGTTTTCCTGAATCGGCGATGTTTTCCGATGCGACATTACTGCCCACATTGGTTGAAAGTGGACGCGCGCACTGGGGCGTCATTGCTGCCATTCTATCTGGCATCGTCGCTTGGTTAATCATGTCTCGCACACATTTAGGGTTCCAAATTCGAGTCTTTGGTTCTGATGCCCCTGCTGCCAAATACGCGGGGTTCTCAAGCAACAAGATCACTTGGTTTGTCATGCTATTTGCAGGCGCATTAGCTGGTCTAGCGGGCGTCTCTGAGGTCATAGGCCCTATTGGCCAGCTTGTACCTGTTGTATCACCCGGATATGGCTACGCAGCTATCATCGTCGCGTATCTCGGTAGGCTGCACCCAATAGGTGCGATAGCCGCCTCCATCTTTCTCGCTGTGCTGTATATGGGAGGCGATCTCGCTCAGATAGAAATGTCTATTCCCACAGCGGTTGTAGGTATGTTTCAGGGCATTTTATTATTCTTTTTGCTTGCGTGTGATTTCTTTATTCGCTATCGCATTGTTCTAAGTAAAGACGCTAACGCATAG